In Fodinicurvata sediminis DSM 21159, the following are encoded in one genomic region:
- a CDS encoding quaternary amine ABC transporter ATP-binding protein, translated as MAVKLETRDLYKVYGGQPETALSLATQGHHPSEILEKTAQMLAVSNVSFKVDEGEIFTIMGLSGSGKSTLVRCLNRLIEPTSGSILIDGEEISSKHRSQLRELRRRKLTMVFQNFALLPHKSVLDNVEFGLMLRGEPRKGRRKKAGEALEQVGLSAWAQRYPDNLSGGMKQRVGLARALASDADIMLMDEPFSALDPLIRADLQNELLRIQREIKKTIVFITHDFQEAVKLSDHVAMMRDGAFVQIGSPEEIVLNPIDDYVRNFAKDLDRARVITAGTMSGFGLDAIAASTPAASVLEIMTQASRNCVVVMNAYGKSEGYVFRKDIELQAELFGKVAKDFCNGTKVREVVASDPLINVYPLFQDGFPLAVLDESGRVTGTFDANDVLVHLADPDQVSRIPGTGEGSQASISVSSIPDRAN; from the coding sequence ATGGCAGTCAAGCTAGAAACGAGAGACCTTTACAAGGTCTATGGGGGGCAGCCGGAGACTGCACTCTCACTGGCCACGCAGGGGCATCATCCCTCTGAGATACTTGAAAAAACAGCGCAAATGCTTGCAGTTTCGAATGTCTCCTTCAAGGTGGATGAAGGTGAGATCTTCACGATTATGGGACTGTCTGGTTCTGGTAAGTCTACCCTGGTGCGTTGCCTGAATCGTTTGATTGAACCTACCTCCGGATCCATTTTGATCGATGGGGAGGAGATTTCTTCCAAGCATCGCTCTCAGCTGCGCGAATTACGGCGTAGAAAACTCACTATGGTTTTCCAGAATTTCGCGCTTCTTCCGCACAAGTCAGTTCTGGATAATGTCGAGTTTGGACTCATGCTGCGCGGCGAACCAAGAAAAGGGCGCCGCAAAAAGGCAGGAGAGGCACTGGAACAAGTCGGTCTTTCGGCATGGGCCCAGCGGTACCCCGACAATCTCAGTGGTGGCATGAAACAACGTGTTGGACTGGCGCGCGCCTTGGCCAGCGATGCGGATATCATGCTGATGGACGAACCTTTTAGTGCCCTTGATCCGCTGATCCGCGCAGATCTCCAGAATGAATTGCTGAGGATACAGCGCGAGATCAAGAAAACGATTGTGTTCATTACTCATGATTTCCAGGAGGCGGTAAAGCTCAGCGACCATGTCGCCATGATGCGCGACGGAGCCTTTGTCCAGATAGGCAGTCCGGAGGAGATCGTTCTCAATCCCATCGATGACTACGTGAGAAACTTTGCGAAGGATCTGGATCGTGCTCGCGTTATTACCGCCGGCACGATGTCCGGCTTCGGGCTCGATGCGATCGCAGCCAGTACGCCTGCCGCTTCGGTGCTGGAGATCATGACCCAGGCCAGCAGAAATTGCGTGGTTGTCATGAATGCTTATGGGAAATCTGAAGGATATGTATTCCGCAAGGATATTGAGTTGCAGGCTGAGCTATTTGGCAAAGTAGCGAAGGATTTCTGCAACGGAACCAAGGTGAGAGAGGTGGTTGCTTCAGATCCTCTCATAAACGTGTATCCTCTCTTTCAAGACGGTTTTCCATTGGCCGTTCTGGATGAATCAGGGCGCGTTACCGGTACGTTCGATGCAAACGATGTTTTGGTCCACTTGGCCGATCCGGATCAAGTCTCGAGAATACCTGGAACGGGAGAGGGCTCACAGGCCTCGATCTCGGTTTCGTCCATTCCAGACAGAGCAAACTGA
- a CDS encoding ABC transporter permease has protein sequence MSRLPEEYQLPVDDVLNIFVNWLVVEWRPVFQAIRWPIAHVLDGVQESLLALPFWAMVLVFLLVGWWSAGIRVGLFSAFAFLAIAFMGVWDEAMTTLSILMTSLVFCVVVGIPIGILAGRSNVLWAVLRPVLDVMQTTPSFVYLVPVVMLFGIGTVPGVIATIIFSIPPIIRLTNLGMRQVPTETKEAGEAFGATEWQALAHIRFPLALPSIMAGLNQTLLMSMVMSVIISMIGAEGLGLIVLQGIGKLDVGLAGIGGIGIILLAITLDRITQGLGEHARYLHGESGTASFLKRIRMVILPDRTTINP, from the coding sequence ATGAGCCGACTGCCCGAAGAATATCAATTACCAGTTGATGATGTTCTAAATATATTCGTCAACTGGTTGGTCGTTGAATGGCGGCCAGTGTTTCAGGCCATACGTTGGCCAATTGCACATGTGCTCGATGGGGTTCAAGAATCCCTGCTTGCTCTACCTTTTTGGGCAATGGTGTTGGTTTTTCTGCTTGTCGGCTGGTGGTCTGCTGGAATTCGGGTTGGCCTCTTTTCGGCATTCGCATTTTTGGCCATCGCCTTCATGGGAGTCTGGGACGAGGCGATGACAACCCTCTCCATTCTGATGACCTCTCTGGTCTTCTGTGTGGTGGTAGGGATACCAATCGGCATATTGGCGGGAAGAAGCAACGTTCTTTGGGCTGTTTTGCGCCCAGTTCTTGACGTCATGCAGACGACACCATCTTTCGTGTATCTGGTTCCTGTTGTCATGCTGTTCGGCATCGGAACAGTGCCGGGGGTGATTGCAACGATCATTTTCTCGATTCCACCAATAATCCGCCTGACGAACCTTGGCATGCGACAGGTGCCAACCGAAACCAAGGAAGCAGGTGAAGCCTTCGGGGCAACTGAATGGCAAGCTTTAGCGCATATTCGTTTCCCTTTGGCGCTTCCTTCCATCATGGCTGGCCTCAATCAGACTTTGCTCATGTCCATGGTCATGAGTGTGATCATCTCAATGATCGGCGCGGAGGGGCTCGGGCTTATCGTCCTCCAGGGTATCGGCAAGCTGGATGTAGGTCTTGCTGGTATCGGTGGCATCGGCATCATTCTCCTCGCCATTACACTTGACCGTATTACCCAGGGATTGGGCGAGCACGCGAGGTATCTGCACGGTGAGTCCGGCACCGCGTCATTTCTGAAACGGATCAGAATGGTGATCCTTCCGGACAGGACAACAATCAATCCCTAG
- the proX gene encoding glycine betaine/L-proline ABC transporter substrate-binding protein ProX, with protein sequence MILKQYTTKAVTALSVIFLAASGVNALAQDLPGEGKQAKPARPNWDSFWFGQEILDQGMERLGYEVDTPKTLGVPAIFTSMARGDLHYMADTILPNHASIYAETEGEVRRIGPLMDPGTIQGYAVDRKTAEEHNIRYLEDLKDPEIAALFDQNGDGRADMIGPNADWEGSSAVVDHHINELGLEDSIRVVQGEYTALSADARGRYADGEPIFIYTWYPNPTTMELLPGEDLVWLELREVTLPDNQMEEYKPLPDVAGCASDPCEIGWLPTTYYIGVSEVWAQDNPAAVSFFEQVEMQLEDRLWQNQLMKEGEDRDSDIERHASDWIERHQEQFDSWIQSAIEAGKE encoded by the coding sequence ATGATACTCAAGCAATATACAACGAAGGCTGTAACGGCCTTAAGCGTCATTTTTCTTGCGGCATCTGGTGTGAATGCATTGGCGCAGGATCTACCCGGGGAAGGCAAGCAGGCGAAACCTGCACGACCTAACTGGGATTCCTTCTGGTTTGGTCAGGAGATTCTGGACCAAGGTATGGAGCGTCTGGGTTATGAAGTCGATACCCCTAAGACTTTGGGCGTACCGGCCATTTTTACCTCTATGGCACGCGGCGATCTCCACTACATGGCGGATACCATTTTGCCAAATCATGCATCTATATACGCAGAGACGGAAGGTGAGGTCAGGCGGATCGGGCCACTTATGGATCCAGGTACTATCCAGGGCTATGCTGTGGATCGCAAGACAGCCGAAGAGCATAACATCCGCTATCTTGAGGATCTCAAGGATCCTGAGATTGCAGCCCTCTTTGATCAAAATGGGGATGGGCGGGCTGATATGATCGGCCCGAATGCTGATTGGGAAGGATCTTCGGCAGTTGTGGATCACCATATAAATGAGTTGGGTTTGGAAGATTCAATCCGGGTCGTACAAGGGGAGTACACGGCATTATCGGCGGATGCCAGGGGCAGATATGCTGATGGTGAACCAATTTTCATTTACACATGGTATCCGAACCCGACGACGATGGAGTTGTTGCCTGGTGAAGATTTGGTGTGGCTTGAATTGCGCGAAGTCACATTGCCGGATAACCAGATGGAGGAGTACAAGCCTTTGCCCGATGTGGCTGGCTGTGCCTCCGATCCTTGCGAAATTGGTTGGCTGCCAACCACCTATTACATTGGTGTGAGTGAAGTATGGGCTCAGGATAATCCAGCAGCTGTATCCTTCTTTGAACAAGTCGAGATGCAACTGGAGGATAGGTTGTGGCAAAACCAGTTGATGAAGGAAGGGGAAGATCGGGACTCAGATATCGAAAGGCACGCGAGTGACTGGATTGAGAGACATCAGGAGCAATTCGATTCCTGGATCCAGTCAGCCATTGAAGCCGGAAAGGAATAA